Below is a window of Streptomyces qaidamensis DNA.
TGATCGCCTCGCTGTACTTCTCGATGACGGACTACAACCTGCTGAGTTCTCCCGAGTGGGTGGGGTTCGAGAACTACAGCAAGATGCTCGACGACCCCCGGTTGCGCCAATCCCTGAGCGTGACCTTCGTCTACGTCGCCGTCAGCGTGCCGTTGCTGCTGGCCGTCGCCCTCGCCCTGGCGATGGTCCTCAACCGGGGCATCAAAGGGCTGGCGATCTACCGGTCCGTCTACTACCTGCCGTCGCTGCTCGGTGCCTCGGTCGCCGTGGGCATCCTGTGGCGACAGGTCTTCGGCACCGATGGTCTGGTGAACAAGTTCCTCGGACTGTTCGGGATCGACGGGCCCGGCTGGATCTCCAACCCCGAGACCGCGCTGTACAGCCTCATCGTCCTGCACGTGTGGACCTTCGGCTCTTCCATGGTGATCTTCCTGGCCGGCCTGAGGCAGATCCCCGAGCAGTACTACGAGGCCGCCGCACTCGACGGCGCCGGCCGATGGCAGCAGTTCTGGCACGTCACCGTGCCCCTGCTCACCCCGATCATCTTCTTCAACCTGGTCCTGCAGGTCATCAACACCTTCCAGTCCTTCACCCAGGCATTCGTCGTCAGCGGGGGCACGGGAGGTCCCTCGGACTCCACCCTCTTCTACTCGCTGTACCTGTACCAGGAGGGCTTCGGCCGGCTCCACATGGGATACGCCTCGGCCATGGCGTGGCTCCTCGTGGTGATCGTCGGACTTCTGACCGCAATCAACTTCTACTTCAGCAAGAGATGGGTGTTCTACGGTGACGGTAAGTGAGATGACACGCCCGAGGGTCGAAGACGCTCCTTCACCTGCTCGTGCCCCACGCCGTCGCACGCGGGTGCCTCGAGTGCGCGCGCTCATCAGGCACGCCCTTCTGATCGCCGCCGGGCTGGTGATGGTCTACCCGCTGTTGTGGATGATCGCCAGCTCGATCAAACCCGATGCCCTGATCTTCCGTGAGCCTTCGCTGCTGCCCACGGAGACCGACTTCGGGCACTACGCCGACGGCTGGAACGCGCTGTCGCACCCGTTCGGGGTGTACCTGATGAACTCGGCGGTCGTCGTCCTGGGGGCACTGCTCGGCAACCTGGTCAGCTGCTCCATGGCGGCCTACGCCTTCGCGCGGCTGAAGTTCCGCGGACGGGCGTTCTTCTTCGGCATGATGATGCTGACCCTGATGGTGCCGATCTACGTACTCATCATTCCGCAGTACGTGATGTTCTCCAAGATCGAATGGGTGAACACGTTCCTTCCGCTGATCGTCCCCAAGTTCCTGGCCACGGACGCCTTCTTCATCTTCCTGATGATCCAGTTCTTCCGGAGTCTCCCCACCGAGCTGGACGAGGCGGCCAAGATCGACGGAGCCGGGTACTGGCGCATCTACTTCCGCATCCTGCTGCCGATCTCGTTGCCGGCCCTGGCCACCACCGCGATCTTCACCTTCATCTGGACGTGGAACGACTTCCTGGGCCAGTTGATCTACCTGACCAAGCCGGAACTGCAGACGGCGCCCGTGGCCCTGCGCAACTACGTGGACGCCACCAGCGGAGCCTCATGGGGATCCCTGTTCGCGATGTCCGTCGTCACGCTGATCCCGGTCTTCATCGTCTTCCTCGTCGGCCAGCGCTATCTCGTCAAGGGAATCGCCACCACGGGAATGAAGTAGACCTTGGCCCGTGCCTGGGGCCCGGCGCTCGGGCCGGGTCCTCCGTCGTCGGCGATCGAGCTGACGGCGGAAGCGAGGTAGACCTTGCCCTCGCCGGTGTCGATCTCCGTGACGGCACGGCGGTGGCCAGGTCAGGTGCCGCCCGCTTCGGTGCGCTGGTAGATGTCGGGGATGCCGCCGGCGTCCTCGTCGAGGTTTTCCTCCTCGTACGGGCGCCGGTGGACGGCGTTCCTGCGGCGCAGGAGCAGGGCGGCCAGCAGGGCGGCGGTGAGTGAGGCGATCAGAACGGCGGCCTTGACGTGCTCGCCGACGGCCGTGCCGGGGAAGGCGAGCTCGCCGATGAGCAGGGCGACCGTGAAGCCGATTCCTGCCAGGGTCGCCAGGGCGAGGACGTCGGCCCAGGCCAGGTCCGGATTGAGCCGGGCGCGGGTGAAGCGGGCGGCGAGATAGGTCCAACTGCGGAAATGCAGTGGACGGGCATGACGTACGGGCCCGTACCCACCAAGGCGCGAGGTGGGTACGGGCCCGTGCTGGAGCCGGGCCGCCGGGGGCGGTCAGACGGT
It encodes the following:
- a CDS encoding carbohydrate ABC transporter permease — its product is MRALIRHALLIAAGLVMVYPLLWMIASSIKPDALIFREPSLLPTETDFGHYADGWNALSHPFGVYLMNSAVVVLGALLGNLVSCSMAAYAFARLKFRGRAFFFGMMMLTLMVPIYVLIIPQYVMFSKIEWVNTFLPLIVPKFLATDAFFIFLMIQFFRSLPTELDEAAKIDGAGYWRIYFRILLPISLPALATTAIFTFIWTWNDFLGQLIYLTKPELQTAPVALRNYVDATSGASWGSLFAMSVVTLIPVFIVFLVGQRYLVKGIATTGMK
- a CDS encoding carbohydrate ABC transporter permease, yielding MTVLRRPVSQAARKEERAAWVFLLPWFIGMAGVTLGPMIASLYFSMTDYNLLSSPEWVGFENYSKMLDDPRLRQSLSVTFVYVAVSVPLLLAVALALAMVLNRGIKGLAIYRSVYYLPSLLGASVAVGILWRQVFGTDGLVNKFLGLFGIDGPGWISNPETALYSLIVLHVWTFGSSMVIFLAGLRQIPEQYYEAAALDGAGRWQQFWHVTVPLLTPIIFFNLVLQVINTFQSFTQAFVVSGGTGGPSDSTLFYSLYLYQEGFGRLHMGYASAMAWLLVVIVGLLTAINFYFSKRWVFYGDGK